TTCTGCTGATTATCCATATCAAACACTTGATGGCGTGATGGACTTCATCCAGTGTTTGCCTGTTTCAGAAGAAGAAAAAGAATTGATAGCTTTCCGCAATGCCGAACAATTACTCGGTGTAAAAGCATGAATGCCAGCTCTCTGCCACTGTTGGGGAGACAGGTTTCTCCCCAACTGATTATTAGCTTTTAGCTAAAAGTCTTTAAGCTATTAATACCCTAAAAAACCGAGAATAACCTTTCTATACTGAAATCAGTAATGAAAGGTTTTATATGTACTACATTTTATTTTTCTGATGAGCGCCTGACTCATCAGGTGCGAGAAGTAGTGACTATTGCCATTCTGATTATTATGAGTGGAGTGTTCAGTCAACTTTATGCACACGTTAATATCGGTAAAAAAGCTTGAGTGATAAGTAACTAAAAGTTTATATCAAAAAATAAATCAAAGAATGATATTTTTTAATTGGTTGTGCTAACCGGCCTTGTGATTAATACATCTGAGAGTTAAGTGTTTTTCCATAAAAAGGTAATTCATGAAAAATCCATGCCTGTTGATTTCTTTTTTTCTCAGTTTTTCAGTGTCTGCAATGAAATCGGAAAAATCATGCGGGCTTGTATTTAACATATCTGAATTGACAGTGAAAAATGGGGAAATGGCAGCTTATGATCGTGTGGCTGAGAGCAATATAACAAAGTCATTGGCCAGTGAAGATGGAACGCTGGGAATGTATTCTATTAAGCGAAAGTCCGATACAAATCAGGCTTACATGATAGAGATTTATTCTGATTCTCGCGCATATCAAAAGCATAAAGATTCTCCACAATATAAGGAGTTCCTCATTCGCTCCCCTGAAATCCTTGATAAGAATCATAAAAGGATGATTAATCTTACACCTAAGTTTATGGGCGATAAGAAGTTGCATCAAACCAAATATACCATCAATAACCTGGTTATTGTTGAGGTGAAACCTGAATTTAATGCGGCATTTAGTAGCGTTGTCGTTCCAGAAATGAAGCAGTCGCTTAAAGTTGAGAACGGTGTGCTGGCGATGTACGCAGGCATAGAAACCACAAACCCTACACGCTGGTATTTTTATGAAATTTATGCTAGCGAAGCTGATTATCAGAAGCATCGCCAAACACCACATTTCAAAGATTATCTTAAACTAACTGCTAATATGACGACTCGAAAAGATTCCATCCCGGTTAAACCTGAAGTGCTGATGAATAAAGGCGGGTTGATCTTCGTATGTAAGAATTAAAAAATTATATGGTGCAACACATTAAAGTTCGCATTTTAAACTAATCCAGGCGCATGCAGTTTCATTGTTAAAAAATAAAATAATAAGGCTATAATTTATAATGATTTTTCTAACTTGTCGCATAAAGAAAAGAGTTACTTATAATCAGAGTATGTGTTTATCTATACGTCAAATCGGAAATTAAAAAATGCTTATTTCTATTGTTTACGATAGTGGTTATGGTCATACAGCTCGGGTCGCTCAGGCTGTAGCCGCAGGTGTTAATGAGGTTGATGGTGCAGAAGTATGTCTGATGCCAGTCGCTGAGGGTGGTATTGACTGGGAAAAACTCGAAAAAAGCGATGCCATTATTTTTGGCTCACCAACCTATAACGGTATGGTGAGCGCCAGACTTAAACTTTTCTTTGAGGACTCGACTAAAGTGGCGTGGGTAAATCTAAAATGGCGTAATAAGATTGCTGCAGGATTTACAAATTCTGGAGCTCAACATGGTGACAAACTCAATTCCCTTGTTTCAATGATGTTATTTGCTTCGCAACACGGAATGGTTTGGGTTGGGTTAGACCTTATGCCAGGGAATAGCAGTAGTACGGGTAGCACCAGTGACCTCAACCGTCTGGGAAGCTGGCTTGGCGTTATGACTCAGGCGAATACTGACGAGGCACCTGATATTGCCCCGCCAGTAAGTGATCTCCTTACTGCTCAATATCTAGGCCGTCGTGTGGCTAATATCACTTCGCACATGAACTCAACGTTATAAATTCATAAAGGTGACTTATATGAAACTTCTTTGTCTTGATATCCCTCAGCCCGGTGCCACTATGGAGTTATATCAACCTCACATGCTTGACGAAGTCAAACATGGTTGGGAATTGTATAAAACAGGTATTGTCCGTGATATCTATTTTCGCCAGGATCGTCCAGGTGTAGCGATAATTGCCGAGTGTGAATCAATTGAGGCTGCGCGAGCTGCACTCGCAGGATTCCCTTTAGCAAAAGCAGGACTTATTGATTGGGATGTGATCCCATTGGGGCCATTCATAGGTTGGGAATCACTTTTTGCATCAGCGCAGAACTGATCTTCTTAATCGATGATAAACAGCATGTTTTTGAAGGTTTTATCATCAATATTCATTCTCTCTGTAAAACCATGAGGTTTTAAAAATGGCTGCAGATATTAAACCTATTCTGTGTGTGGTCACCAGTCATCCGATTCGAGGTGATAGTGGGGAACCAACAGGTTTTGCTCTTGTTGAATTGACGCATCCTTTGGAAGTCTTCGAAGCGGCTGGCATTCCAGTTGTAATTGCTTCTTTACGTGGCGGGCATCCACCTGTTGATTTTTTTGATCTCTCCGATCCAGTGAATGCTCGTTTTTGGAAAGATAAAACTTTCCGTGAAGCACTGGCAGATTCACGAATTCTTGGTGAGCTTAATCCTACCGATTATTCAGCGATCTTTTTCGCTGGAGGTCATGGCACAATGTGGGATTTTGCTCAGAAC
The window above is part of the Pantoea cypripedii genome. Proteins encoded here:
- a CDS encoding putative quinol monooxygenase, with the translated sequence MKNPCLLISFFLSFSVSAMKSEKSCGLVFNISELTVKNGEMAAYDRVAESNITKSLASEDGTLGMYSIKRKSDTNQAYMIEIYSDSRAYQKHKDSPQYKEFLIRSPEILDKNHKRMINLTPKFMGDKKLHQTKYTINNLVIVEVKPEFNAAFSSVVVPEMKQSLKVENGVLAMYAGIETTNPTRWYFYEIYASEADYQKHRQTPHFKDYLKLTANMTTRKDSIPVKPEVLMNKGGLIFVCKN
- a CDS encoding flavodoxin family protein — protein: MLISIVYDSGYGHTARVAQAVAAGVNEVDGAEVCLMPVAEGGIDWEKLEKSDAIIFGSPTYNGMVSARLKLFFEDSTKVAWVNLKWRNKIAAGFTNSGAQHGDKLNSLVSMMLFASQHGMVWVGLDLMPGNSSSTGSTSDLNRLGSWLGVMTQANTDEAPDIAPPVSDLLTAQYLGRRVANITSHMNSTL
- a CDS encoding superoxide dismutase, translating into MKLLCLDIPQPGATMELYQPHMLDEVKHGWELYKTGIVRDIYFRQDRPGVAIIAECESIEAARAALAGFPLAKAGLIDWDVIPLGPFIGWESLFASAQN